Part of the Xanthomonas vesicatoria ATCC 35937 genome is shown below.
CGGCACCTACGCGTGTAAACGTCGCCGGGTGTCCGGGTGTCGTCGGGGTCGCAATCGTGACTTCGACATTGACGCACACGGTGTCACCGGCAATGGCACCAACGCGCTTGATATAGAGGCTTCCGGGCTTCATCCAACCGCGTTCAAAGCCGTAACGGGCTGGTGCATTGTGGGGCGGAAAAGCGACCAGCTGACCCCGCTCTGCGCTACGCACATTGCGGTCCAGTAGATACATGCCCTGCGCAACACTGGGCGACAAATTGGCGATGACAGTGAACCCAAACGCGCTAAGAACACGGGCACTTGCCCAGCCAAACACCGGAGCCAAAACCGCCAGACCTAGGCCGATAACCAGCCCTGATATGACCTTTTTTCGTCTCACAGACATGCCGCTAACCCCGCCTTTTCCGGGGGAGTTTGGCTCTCACGTCGGCGGTTAAAACCTTTAACCGCGCCAGTGGCATGCGCTGGAAAAACTGTTCGATTCGCGCCAATTCTAGCCGATTTAGCGTCTCAATTTTTGCGCGATTTAGGGCTAGCCAAGCGACATACGCGCGCACCCGTGTTGCGCCGGTAATGTCGGCCAGAATGGCAACATCTGGGCGCACGGATGGCACGCTATCTCCGGTCTCGCCGGGCTGTAATGCTTCACACAGCACGACCCGCCAACGGGTTGTGCCATAGTCGTTTTGCTCCCACAGGTCGAGCGCGAAGCGGTCACCAGGTGCGAAGCTCAGAAGCCGGCGGCGGGTTCCTTCGTCGCCGATCACCCACCGGCCGACCTGGCGCGGCTTACCGGCGAGTATCCGCCGATTTGTCCGGCCCTTGGCGAAGGCTTCGACGACCTGGGCACCCATCCTTACACCTGCATGCACGCATGCTTGATGACTTGCATGCGGTTTGTATGGTGGCTATGCCAGCCTGCATGCCTGCAAGCTGCGTCAGCAGCTTGATTGCTTGCATGCACCTTTCCAATATGCATGCATGCCATCGTGCATGCTCGCATGCACCACTGCCACGCACCCTGCATGCAAGCAACCATGCAGGCATGCAACTTTGATTGCATGACGGCGTGCATGCGCGATGACTTGCATTCTTGCATGCTAGCCACTAAACAATCGTGCAGACTCGCATGCAAGAACGCTTGCATGCGATCAAGTTTGCATGCAAGCCTGCGAGCCGTCTTGCATGCATGTCTCACTCACCCTGGCCGTCGTCGGGGGCATCGGCCATCGCGGACAACGGGGCAAGTCCCATCGAGGTGAGGAACATGGAAATGCCCTTAATGGAAATGTCCTGAATCGTCAGATTGTGGGTATACCTAAATTCGGATAGCCGGCGCAGGTCGTCATCGGTCAGGTGTCGAATGGTGACGGTGCGTGTCGCCCCGACCTTCGGCGCGCTCTTACCGGCGCTGGCTGGGCGGCTGGTGCCTTGCGCACTGTCGGCGTCCGCCGCTGGGCGCGCCGGCTTCTCCGGCTGGGTCTTGTTCTTGTCCAGGGCGGCGAGCTTGCCAGTGAGTCCGGTGTTCATGCTTGGGTTCCTTTGGTTGCGCCGAGTAGCGTATTCACTTCGCGCCAGAGTGCGCGAACCTCAAATGCGGCCTTGCCGGCCGGCTCAAATTCGCCCACGGCCTGGCCGTGAGCAAGTGCACGGCGGTAGGCCGTGCGGTCGTGGATGACCGTTTCCAGCACCGGAATGCCGGTATTGGCTAGTTCTCGCTCGATTTCGCGCGTTTCGCTGGCCCGGATCGGGGCGCTGGACAGGATGAACGCCCCCGGCTTGCCGCTGGCGTGCAGTAGCCGGATGGACGCCGGGGCGGCAGCCAAGTCCAGCAGGCTCGGCCGGACTGGCATCAAGGCAAGATCCGCATGCTCAAGCGCGGCGGCGATGCCAGCCGATGCATGCGGGGGGGTGTCCACAATCAACAGGTCATAGCCCTCCTCGGCCGCAGCCGCGA
Proteins encoded:
- a CDS encoding S26 family signal peptidase translates to MSVRRKKVISGLVIGLGLAVLAPVFGWASARVLSAFGFTVIANLSPSVAQGMYLLDRNVRSAERGQLVAFPPHNAPARYGFERGWMKPGSLYIKRVGAIAGDTVCVNVEVTIATPTTPGHPATFTRVGAVSATDHTGVPLPHALQGCHRVPAGHIFPIGDGLANSYDGRYYGFVPVALIAGRITPIWTQAQPDGADHE
- a CDS encoding DUF2840 domain-containing protein; translation: MGAQVVEAFAKGRTNRRILAGKPRQVGRWVIGDEGTRRRLLSFAPGDRFALDLWEQNDYGTTRWRVVLCEALQPGETGDSVPSVRPDVAILADITGATRVRAYVAWLALNRAKIETLNRLELARIEQFFQRMPLARLKVLTADVRAKLPRKRRG
- the parA gene encoding ParA family partition ATPase, coding for MKTVAIAVQKGGAGKTTIAVHLAVAAQQAGLRVALADTDPQGSAKAWAETRSDSTLEVVAITSANVGAAVAAAAEEGYDLLIVDTPPHASAGIAAALEHADLALMPVRPSLLDLAAAPASIRLLHASGKPGAFILSSAPIRASETREIERELANTGIPVLETVIHDRTAYRRALAHGQAVGEFEPAGKAAFEVRALWREVNTLLGATKGTQA